The following DNA comes from Erigeron canadensis isolate Cc75 chromosome 3, C_canadensis_v1, whole genome shotgun sequence.
GTGAATAGATTAAATTTTTACTCAAGTTATGTAATTAAAGAGAACTAGATTAAATTCGTTGTGAtgtacatattaaaaaaaaattgttgtaaTAATAGTGTAtcaatatctattttttttttttatatatttttatctaaaaCGACGTATTAGCTAGTAAATGGTTTAAACCCTAGCAGTAACATCCAAAAAAGTAGTATGCTAGAGGTTGGAACCGAAGGCACCCCTGGAGACGAATGTTGCAATAACATGGCTCGCACACATTCAGAGAGGTAAATACCCAAAATCATGAAGAAGTGAGATTGTCTCTAATAcgaaaactttatattatataaaagtataaaagtacaAATATTTTCATTACAATGCAACTATAATTAAGAAgtacacataataaaaaaatatatatatataaacgaaatCTCTCTTTGCCTATAAACCTCCGTATAGATATATCTTAAGAAAAAACCCATACCaaaagattaaatatattataatcgTTGCATATTACTaaacttacattttttttgttttgtttttttataacatgGAGTTAGGTTAAACATATTATAATCGTTCCATATTACTAaacttacattttatttttattttttttaacatggaGTTAGTATTTATTTAGCAGTTAGTATTTAAGACACCACAATGACATCCAATTTGGTCAATATGGACTCTCAAACCCTCCCCCCCTTCCCCCAAAGTAATTCACTTCTATAAATGTAAGAAGTGAAATTTAAACcctggtgtatatatataaattttataattttgccTATGAACCTatgcatatatttatatttttcctttatatataaatctttgcATATAAACTTACATATATGTCATTATgtctaaaagaaaataacatgGATACACATTAGAATGTTAGacataaaaagattaaataacTATAACCTTTGCTTATAAACAAACATCTATATAAAAATCTTTGCCTACAAGCCACATTATatctaaaaaaatgttatgtaaGATTAAATGAGATAAATGTCATACAAATGATATTTAAAATAGTTGATATTTGTTAGAATTTGCAGGATTATAATTGTTGCAAATGAATTTTATTAAGATTAAATGTAAATTTTGGGTTTTGAAATGAATGAGGATGacgaaggaagaagaagataagAGTTGAAAAACACATCGGTTATCAGAGTTCATTTATTTAGATCAagatttttttacatttttcgtTCCTGAAGTTtactttttcacttttgatcttAAAAGTGAAAATGACTGGAACGCCCTCATGGGGGAGGGGGGTTAAGGGACCAAAAATgttatttacttaaaaaaaaattatctagcGTTGTATGATGCTATCTTTTGATGTGTATTTTGATCTATAGGTTGTTAAGAAATTGACTGATTATCAATCATTTGATGTTTAttttgatctatatatatttgttgttaaaaaaatgaCCGACTGCCcatcattaaattaatttgaatAAACCAAAATGTTAGCTATCTATTCtaattataatataagtataactataataaataaatataataagatacTACAAGTATAAAAACCAAAAGTAGTTAAGGTAGAATATTTGGTAAGCTTTATCGAGTTGTTGACATATTTGGTGCATAAATTACATTGTTTTTGTGCAGTACTTCCGGTGATTGTCAACGATAAGCTAAAACATGATCATGGCTCGTGTTATTTCAAcggatatattttaaatttatacgtTAGTGGccctaatagcttattaaccaatcacatcttttgattttttagaatttttaattttgacttatattgacttattatttttattatataaataaaaatatatatacatataaacatcgacctcataatgataaatatgtggttaataaaaattagaaaacctTAAGATAAATATTATCTTACTagaaaatagtaaaataaaaaaagataactaCAAATATATATCCTAATGCTAATAATCGACACTTTACACAATATATacagtattatattatattagataattatagattataaatataaatatttaatatgttatataattatataacacaaattgAACTCTATATCCTTATCATAAATCCTAACCAATATAAACTTTAATCAAGATTTATTATGTCTTTCAATCAAAAAGGTATAATTTTTtcctttattatttattagttttgtatattaatgtttatagttaaaattgtcactcaaattaggagtcttaatttttatcaaatcatatgaaaacaatcctaaattAGACAAATGGAGTCTATATAGAAATCTTGCAAAAGATGACGGAGGATATATGGTTCTAATATCCATTCATTAcattattttgctttttattacataacattcttgacatttgaattgaacTGTTATTTTTTATGTACATTTTCCACtttgaaattaaattttttttttttgtatatgtataaagatctaatctataatataactaaaatagaggattgggggtacacttggcacccctaatctacttcctttagcctaatcctccatccttattaatactctaattttctaatattatcctaaattaatttacaccttttgattttccatcaccaatttacactttaaccccaatctaaaacaattaattactttttggttttctcatcaccaatttacactttaacccaatttaaaataataaacttacactttttgattttccatcaccaatttatactttaacccaatttaaaaataattaattataccttttggttttccatcaccaatttacacttaaaaataattaatttacactttttggtgttccatcaccaatttacaattccacccaatttaaaaattattaatttacacttttcggttttattggtaatctataatataactcacgtacgaccACAAAAAAAAGCTACGATCAACTGCAAAAGGGTTTTTCtctttatatactttgcacataattaatcattattatattttttaacattcaattaTTATGTTGTTggtattattatttcttttaatttagtttgttatccattataggttcgttatggcttttttttcaacaacaaaaaatatgaccacattagttcatcttgaagatcttaagtcaacacatgttaaccatcatttatgactccgtgttgtgcatgtatggactgtttcagagtggaacaacccgaagaaaattaaaagttcgagatggtctttgttgatgaattgtatgtatttttcaaattatatagtttacacttttagaatataagaaactgtaaattttttatttaactaaagttgaaaaaaaaagctaaactggaatcaatatttatgtggagttaatttttgtatgtttcttctttagctttcgtattgattaagttgtgatatatgacttaactaatctaaatattatatattaaattttgcatttgtaacctatattaactcttaggatctacgattatatctttctataaccttatagatataaagtctaaatttgctatgagtaggtttttgattactttaatatgactttgattattttgatatcgttttaaatgtagctcattaatggtgtatacttaataattacgattatatctttctataagcttttaggTAAAAAAGCGAATTTTActatgagtaagattatgattattttaatatatcgactatttattattgaattccaatttttagttttgattaatatattttgagactacccatcAATTAGACGGGCTTGAACActatttatactttatatatgaagTAGAAACaggattttaaaaaattaactttatactaaaaagattttaaaaatcataaaataaagttaaaatagcACAAAAGATTGGAGGAGTGTTATTAGAACATCTCCTATGGTATTCGAAcaattgataatttttttttccttttttagccgctatcattatttatatttttcaagagTTTTTTTGAAATTAGAATATTAACCACTAGATCAGATCATTTTTGaaatcacatatatatgtaaataaaaaaaaccaacataatgtgcttaattttttaatttttttttaacgtacAAAATAACCAACATAATGTGCTAACTGCTAACTTTTATACAAAGATGGGTAAGCTGACATATGTAACGTGGATGTATACTTTCATGTCAAACAAAATGGTATGTCCTTTGTTGTATAAGCTTTTTAAGGATGGCAATTCATCAAAACTAGCTAACTTCGTAAAATCTACTCTTTTCTATGTACTATAGGTAGGTTAAAAGGTTTACATCGAATGAGTAATTTCTTACTGATTAATCATATAAGGCAGTAAAAGAATCTGATGGGCACTCAATTATGTAAAGTTAAAGACAAAACAATTGTACCACCTATACGTACTCATTTGTATAGATAACAGACTAAGGCTTGCAACAAACTTTTCCCATAGGgatatgtaactatgtaagttCTCCATACAAGCCTGCCCACATTAGAGAGACAAATTATGGTGATCAACACTACAACCGTACGTATATGTGTACGGATAACTCACATTTTTCTGATGTAAAAACATTGAACGGAAATTGTAGGGTGCACTTAGTTGTAGATAATGTTTtctagtttatatttttaatttcttaaaaaatgAACGGAGTTTTCAATTCTATGTCTAGGAAACaataaaagatatgaaaataggtGAATGAAAATGGGTGATGGAGGATGAGGGCGGGGATGTAGGGGGAGAGTTGATATATTTTGAAGttgtattttaaaaatgaaaaatgtaaaatgaaaacaaaaagaaaattttttttctcatttccCATAGAAAAATGGAACTTAAAACCGTATTTTCTGTTATATATCTTGgaaacattttgaaaaatatgatttgatcgcattttcttttttttttttggtaaaaaaaatatatttttttcaactaaaCGGCCCTTAAtctttttcttcctcttcttctttttttttgtttaaacctTCGTTGTGGATCTAAGGAGAATAAAGGATAACGTGAATAAGTGAAGCTGTCATAAGCTTTCTACTGCGGTTTACTTGggtaccatatatatatatatatatattcatgacGCCATAAGTTTTATCcgcatatatattacattacaatatTGCCACTGTTCATGACCAAAAACAATGacttaattaattcattatgtGAAAATAGTCGCTATAACATAGCAATGCATATTAttctaatatttattattatgatatatatctAGATTGTGATATGGATCTAACTGTTGTTTTTATAAGTTGTTACACTACGATTCGTATAATATTTGTACTATCccatttcttttcctttaaacatatatgtcaatatatactttaaatttGAGGAATTTTCATTCCTTACCGACCAATAATGTTATATTAATACACAATCTACCTATAGAATTACATGCAAATCTACACATATAATTTCGtgtcttttatcttttgacACCCAATCTTGCAAGCAATTGCAACCACCTACTATATTGTCATAATACCATAAGGACGTTGGCATGGAAACAACATTAAATCCAATTGAATGTCGTGaaagtaaaacaatatatagtGGGTGAGGTATGCTGTTTTGTTCTGtagataatatatacatatttttagttttcctaattttcatattattaacttcaattaattttaaactaaagaTTGCAGCTAGCGAATTTAATAGTTTATATTAAGATTTCGCTAACTATATAGTCATATGGAGTAAAATATTATACAATATACATGACAGCtaaaattattatcattacAATCTTTCACTATATATTAACCATATATagctttaatatatatgtttagcaAAATCTTTAAATAAGTCTAGCATTTCTCATACGAAATTCGGACGATCACATGACCAAATGGCATTCGCTTAACTCTTTAAGGGAATGAGGTTATTTAAGTCATTTAACACTATGTTAcaaaaatgtaaatgtaatatcCTGTTCATTTTTGTTGTCACGTTTGTCCTATGAAGAATTGATGagtatttgtttgttttagagaatacatataaataaatatcaagGTGAGATGGTGATATTATATAATGGATGGTAGTAGTAATACAATAAATGAAGCATCATTGTTCGCATGAATGAATCATGGTGGTCGCTCCACGCCAGGTCAGGCTTCTATCAACCATGGCTCCACTCTGATGTCCCACTCTTAACAAGAGTCCTAatatttttacatgtatatattaggTATATGAAACTTAAAAAGATTTCACGTCCCAATTTAGAtgttttagtttgatttttttttttagttttttcttttgtaattttaaccataaatatttttgtttgtgtttaatttatactacttgatgaaatttatatttatgtaaaatatattttaaacgcaatccattcatatatattttacttccaaatgttatatatagatagtcaaattaaaaaaaaaaaaaaaatttaaaatgtcaaattaaaacatttaaattGGAATTGAGAGTATatgttacttttttatattgtttaatttgttcattttaaaataggaaaatgatatatcttcttaaaaatcttcctaCTATCACGACATAGCAAGTGCACTCCACTAATATATCTTCTAATCTCATCCATTAATTTGCCAAATCTTACAAGTTATTAGGAGAAATTTTAAAAGGTTTATTAGgaagattaattattttttttatttccctTTGAAATAGAGAAATAATGACTAAATTGGTTCTAagactatttttattttattttttttaagtgtaaGTTTCTTGCTTGTTTTCCCATGAACCGGTCGAAACAGAAACGTAATATCATTTACTATCGCTTAATTATCACCAATATATGCAAAGTTGCAAACTCGCCAAAGTAATATAGTTGATGGGTAAATTCACTATTTTGATATCTCCATGAGATGTTTAAGGTTCGAATATTTTTAGGTAAACTCTTATAGATTTGGCGAGGAAAAGGGTTCAAAATGGTCATATGAATACTCCATTTAAACTATATGTACGTATTTAGATCAAAGACTAGTTTTCAGTAAATAACCACAATAAGAATTGAAAGACCTAATTCATTTTACCATTTTACCATCTAATAAGTATGcacattttctttattaaaaaaatacgaGCATCCCAGGTCTTTTCTCACCAAAActattaataattatttcttttgaaagattttgattgttattttgtttattcattaatcattaCCAATCATTAGTCACAAGAAGATAATACTCTGTAGTAGTTTGGACGTCAAaggttcggaaaaaaaaaaagtagtttggACTTTGGACATCAAGCTTTAACGGGCTTCTATTTTGTCTAGTCCAAAACTACAAGCCCAAGTTCCCAACGGCCCAACCGATAGTCATTGAGTCAGTGACCACTAATAGTAAATCAAAGAGAgcaaaagtaagtaagtaagtaactgctcagtgccgccttctgcgggttttgagccccaatacctcgacggtgtatgagggaggttaagatgtaggcagaccttacctctacctaagtagagaggctgcttcaagtttctatctaaatggtagaaaagaccctccaacctttgcatgggatgaggatcgaacccatgacctctgtttccagaggtatttttttttggaatggctATTTGTCACCAAAATTCGGACactttttattgaaaatatCTATCACAAAGACTTCATTACTACAATATGAAAATTCTAAATTGTGGATGTTTCAAAATCTCTTGCTTTGGAGATTCTATTTAGTTGATATGAAAACTTAAATCCTCGCTCATTGAGTATTTTTGTGCATGTTTCAAAATTATCCATTGCAGATCGACAGATTATCTAAAGCAAATCCCTCTTCGATGCAGGCAGCTTTTCCATGACCTTTTCAATCCACTGCAACTTTGAAACAATGAGACGATACTTTGATTccctttctttaattttatgttcCAAACATCTCTCAATCTTTTCTctcatttttttcactttaagtAATTGTGTCTCTTCTTGTGACTTCCCTTGTCCAAGCATCTTTGCATAATGTTTCTCCTCTAGGACTTCCCCTCGCTCCATTTGAGACATATTGGTCTTGGCATTAGCTTTTTCTTCCTCGAGAAGAACCTGTAATTCGACCACGAGGCTTTGTGCTACAGTCTCCTGCATCTATGATATCATAATAGACTTTATTTTACTAATTATAGGAAACATTAGAACATCAATTCTCCATTCATTATCAAAAAGCTCCCAAAA
Coding sequences within:
- the LOC122593449 gene encoding uncharacterized protein LOC122593449 isoform X1 — its product is MSFSDQHQHLEDDIYVSQPKNEWFGDILCLLQHIRNAKFLTFNMEILQHLSSCMEQILHQPFVFNNLKCLKICSQSVSSQVQASNRCFVLDSSPGATLEMQETVAQSLVVELQVLLEEEKANAKTNMSQMERGEVLEEKHYAKMLGQGKSQEETQLLKVKKMREKIERCLEHKIKERESKYRLIVSKLQWIEKVMEKLPASKRDLL
- the LOC122593449 gene encoding uncharacterized protein LOC122593449 isoform X2 — its product is MEILQHLSSCMEQILHQPFVFNNLKCLKICSQSVSSQVQASNRCFVLDSSPGATLEMQETVAQSLVVELQVLLEEEKANAKTNMSQMERGEVLEEKHYAKMLGQGKSQEETQLLKVKKMREKIERCLEHKIKERESKYRLIVSKLQWIEKVMEKLPASKRDLL